In Verrucomicrobiales bacterium, the DNA window GAGTTGATCCAAGGAAAGCTCGTCGCTACCCCTACCGGAGACTTAATGTCGCTGGCTGGCGCTCTCAAGTCTGACAAGCCATATCTGCCTAAGGAGGAAATGCGCAAGATCCTCCAGGAGCAGCGCAGTAAACGACTCGCCAAAAAGCTGGCCCAGGAATGAGGACCTATCTTTTGGACGCCAACGTCGTTTTACGGTTTCTCACCCAGGACCACCCTGCCAGGTCCAAGGCCGCGACCGCTCTTTTTGCGAAGGCCAAGAACCGTGAAGTGACTCTGGCGCTGGATCCGGTGATCCTCGCAGAGGTGATCTACAACCTGGAAGCCTACTACCAAAAATCTCGGGAGGAGATCGCCAACACCCTGCTCCAGATGGTGACCAGTCTTGGCGTCGCAATGGATCCCCACGGGACCGTGATCAACGCCCTGCTGCGCTACAAAAACCAGCCGGTCGACTTTCCAGATGCCTGGCTTGCAAGCCTTGCGGGGGAGCAAAAACTTCAAGCCGCCTCCTTCGATAAAGACTTAGACCGCTTTTCGGACGTGACGCGCCACGAGCCGAAAGCATAAGTGGCATCGCCTCGCTCGGTACATCACCTAGCGACCGGGAACCGCAGTGCTTGGTTGGGCATCGCTTCCCCTGATGTGGATGCCTGCCAGGACAAACTCTCCCTTCAGCAGAAATGCGATGCCTGGACTTCTCGCCGGAAGCCCTGCTCGTGCTCGTTTCCATGTCCGGCCTTGGTTCTCGGAGGAGTAAATCCCTGCGGATGCTCCGACGAATACCAGGCTGTCGTAAGAACCAAGTTCCCAGACTGGGGCTTCAGCCGTTAGCTCCTCGGAATCCCCGGGATGCAAGAATTCCAAGAGGGCGGCCGCTGGACTATCAGCTCGGCCCTTCGACCAAGTGGCCCCTAAATCTCCGCTCCAATATATCCCACCGGGATTGTGTCCGGCGATGAGTGTATCTTGGACCGTGGTCAGCGCCAGGGGCTTAACAGGCCCTATCCTCTCCCAAGACTGCTTCGGCTCGTCCCAAGCATAGAGCCCTTGGCTATAAAGCCCCGCAAACAACCTGCCGCGGGCCGCCGACAGGGCGAAAATCTGCGCGTGAGGGGGTAACCCAGCCGAGAGATGAGTCCAAGCCTGACCTCCGCCCTCTGAGGCAAACACACCGTTATCATCCGTGCCCGCAAAGATTTTACCGCCATGGACTAGCAGACAGCGTACTTTTGGAGAAGGGAACGAACGCGCCAACGCCCACGAAGCGCCCCCGTCCGACGACTCCAACAATCCTTTTCCATCGGCGCCGCCAAACACGGATCGGCCTAGGGTGGCTAAAGAGATGACGCGTCCCGACGAGATCGCTGCGCCTTCAGCCGGCTTCCAACTGAGCGCTTCGTCCTTTGAGGCGAAAATGCCGGAGTCGGTTCCAGCGAATAGAGTTCCATTCGCAGATCCGAACGCATTGATGCGGGACTGTGCGGGCATTCCGGCGTCGGAGCGTCGCCACGTTTGCCCTTGGTCCTGGGACTTGAAAACTGCAAAGGTATCCTTCGCCGTGGCGATGTTTGCCACCGTCACAGCCAGAACGAGGGTCACTGACAGAAGGATGGATGAGGTCATGGAGTGACCTGGTGGTTGGATGTCGCTCATATTCTTATTGGCCTTGCGCAATCGCAACAACCGTTTTTTCCCGCAAATTGGGATTTCGAATAAGCCGCGCGACTTCAGTTGCGCCCTTCGATTCGCCCTTCCTGGACAGAACCTCAGCACAGGCTTGGGCAGAACTGTCGCGGAGGTTTGGATTCTGAATGCTCTCGATGGCGTTTGTGGTGACTTGAATATCTTTCGCATGGGCAGCATCCATTGCGAGCTGGCTCAGAAGTTCATTGCGCGAACCAGGTGTAGAAATAGCGACTGCCGCCGCCAGGCGCCCTTGGAGCGACTCCGATGATTCAGGCTTCTGGTTGCAGGCACTCAAAAACAGCACGACGACGAGGATAAGATTGGGATACCGCATAGTTGGCTTTGTTGTGCAGGAATTGAATTGGGCGTAGAACCACGCTAAATTGTGCGACCGCTGGGTTGCTTGTTAAAGTCTAAAAAGATTACGATTCGGTGTCGGGATGCGCTTGGTCTCCATGGGAGTGGCGTGCCTGGGGGTACAATGGTGAGTGCACTGAGGCCGGCGCACCGCGACCTATTCCTTCGGCTTCTCAGACCAAGGTAGGGCGAGATTCCATTCGAGCCCACAACGGCTCCAGGCTCAGCTGCACAGAGAGGGTTATCCCCGAAGAGGGCCTCTCAACGTAGAATGTCCCTTTGCGCTTTTCGCCGCAGTTCCTTCAACCCGTTCAAACGTTCGGCATTCATGAGCTCGACCAGAGCAGAACTATAACTCTCGTCGGACCGCTCCGCGATCAAGTCCCTCCCTACCTCGTGACGCGGAGCATAATCTGAATCTCAAACACCGCTAATCGAACCCGGAGTGTGCTTAATACCGGTTGAGAGTCGGTGAGATCATCTCCTCTCCAGACACGGGCTCCAGACTCCAACGCCGCGAACCTGGAGGGTTCTCAGAGATTAGCCGGGAGATCGCAGCGCAGCGAAGATCCCCGGTCAATCCAGTATCCCACAGCACCCTGAAAGGCGTGCCTCGCCCCCTTTCAACATGCCAATGGATGAGGTTCCCTATGGGCTCGTGAGGGGAGGTGAACAGCCGGTGGCATCGCTGCG includes these proteins:
- a CDS encoding PIN domain-containing protein, with translation MDANVVLRFLTQDHPARSKAATALFAKAKNREVTLALDPVILAEVIYNLEAYYQKSREEIANTLLQMVTSLGVAMDPHGTVINALLRYKNQPVDFPDAWLASLAGEQKLQAASFDKDLDRFSDVTRHEPKA